A single region of the Salvia miltiorrhiza cultivar Shanhuang (shh) chromosome 8, IMPLAD_Smil_shh, whole genome shotgun sequence genome encodes:
- the LOC131000659 gene encoding uncharacterized protein LOC131000659, translated as MEARKLYFPAALLLLLFVWGGAAQGNSNKQKKPPYDAATTNYEMLSALPKSGQERAFCHARGKCHYKTLTCPPECPERKPKKNKKHKGCFVDCSSKCEITCKWRRPKCNGYGALCYDPRFVGGDGVMFYFHGSKGSDFAIVSDHNLHINAHLIGARPPGRTRDYTWVQALALMFDTHTLLIAARKVARWDDRADALAVKWDGQSVAVPTEGEVEWRSSGAGREVVVERTDDVNTVRVTVAGLVEIDVRVTPIGAEENRVHNYQLPSDDAFAHLESQFRFANLSDGVEGILGITYRPGYVSPAKRGVPMPVLGGEDKYYTPSLYSPSCKVCIFSRPSSSSSSVELVDVA; from the exons ATGGAGGCGAGGAAGCTCTACTTTCCGGCggctctcctcctcctccttttCGTCTGGGGCGGCGCCGCCCAAGGCAACAGCAACAAGCAGAAGAAGCCTCCTTACGACGCGGCGACGACCAACTACGAAATGCTGTCAGCGCTGCCGAAGAGCGGGCAGGAGCGAGCCTTCTGCCATGCAAGAGGGAAGTGCCACTACAAGACGCTCACCTGCCCGCCCGAGTGCCCCGAGAGGAAGCCCAAGAAGAACAAGAAGCACAAGGGCTGCTTCGTCGACTGCAGCAGCAAATGCGAGATCACCTGCAAAT GGAGGAGGCCTAAGTGCAACGGCTACGGCGCCCTCTGCTACGACCCGCGCTTCGTCGGAGGCGACGGCGTCATGTTCTACTTCCACGGATCCAAGGGCAGCGACTTCGCTATCGTCTCCGATCACAATCTCCACATCAACGCGCACCTCATCGGCGCCAGGCCGCCGGGGAGGACCCGCGACTACACCTGGGTGCAGGCCCTCGCCCTCATGTTCGACACCCACACGCTCCTCATCGCCGCCAGGAAGGTCGCCCGTTGGGACGACCGGGCCGACGCGCTGGCCGTCAAGTGGGACGGCCAGTCCGTGGCTGTCCCCACCGAGGGGGAGGTGGAGTGGAGGAGCAGCGGCGCGGGGAGGGAGGTCGTGGTGGAGAGGACGGATGATGTCAACACGGTGAGGGTCACGGTGGCCGGGCTGGTGGAGATCGACGTTAGGGTTACCCCCATCGGAGCGGAGGAAAATAGGGTTCATAACTATCAGCTGCCTAGCGATGATGCGTTCGCGCATCTTGAGTCGCAGTTTAGGTTTGCGAATTTGTCTGATGGAGTGGAGGGCATTCTTGGAATTACGTACCGGCCGGGGTATGTCAGCCCGGCCAAAAGGGGGGTGCCGATGCCCGTCCTCGGAGGCGAGGATAAGTACTATACACCGTCGTTGTACTCGCCTTCCTGCAAAGTCTGTATTTTCTCCagaccttcttcttcttcttcttcagttgaACTTGTTGATGTAGCATGA
- the LOC131000661 gene encoding uncharacterized protein LOC131000661: protein MATRRQCVLLAFLLLLVSMEVSTILAQNSGNGNGGSKNGNANGNANAGGSNGNADGNGNGGGKNGNANGNGNGGGRNGNADGNGNDGGKNGNANGNGNGGGSNGNADGNGNGGGKNGNANGNGNGGGSNGNANGNSNSGGKNGNANGNGNGAGSSGNANGNGNGGGKNGNANGNGNGAGSNGNANGNGNGGGSNGNANGNGNGGGSNGNANGNGNGGGSNGNGNGNGNGGGSNGNGNGNGNSGGNNGNGNGNGNGNGDSSASSGVKRKRPPYDAASTNYVVVTSLPNTGQERVFCQARGKCLYKTLTCPAECAQRKPKKNKKQKGCFVDCSSKCEATCKWRRPKCNGYGSLCYDPRFVGGDGVMFYFHGSKGGDYAIVSDDNLHINAHLIGTRPQGRTRDFTWVQALSVMFDSHTLVVAAKKLSQWSDNVDAVLVKWNGVHISIPTDGEAEWRADTGERIVVVERTDDVNTVRVSVTGLVELDIRVTPIGEEENRVHKYELPRDDAFAHLETQFKFMNLSEDVEGVLGKTYRPGYVSPAKRGVPMPMLGGEDKYFTPSLYSPSCKVCIFHRASSHADADAVAAA from the exons ATGGCTACGAGGAGGCAGTGCGTTTTGCTGGCCTTCCTCCTCCTATTGGTCTCCATGGAAGTCAGCACCATTCTCGCCCAAAACAGTGGCAACGGAAATGGGGGAAGCAAGAATGGAAATGCTAATGGCAATGCAAACGCTGGAGGCAGCAACGGCAATGCAGATGGCAACGGGAATGGTGGAGGCAAGAATGGAAATGCTAATGGCAATGGGAATGGTGGAGGTCGCAACGGAAATGCAGACGGGAACGGGAATGATGGAGGCAAAAATGGGAATGCCAACGGGAACGGTAATGGTGGAGGCAGCAACGGCAATGCAGACGGCAACGGGAATGGTGGAGGCAAAAATGGAAATGCTAATGGCAATGGAAACGGTGGTGGCAGCAATGGTAATGCAAACGGGAACAGTAATAGCGGAGGCAAAAATGGGAATGCTAATGGCAATGGAAACGGTGCAGGAAGCAGCGGTAATGCAAACGGGAACGGTAACGGTGGAGGAAAAAATGGAAATGCTAATGGCAATGGAAATGGTGCAGGAAGCAACGGTAATGCAAACGGGAACGGTAATGGTGGAGGCAGCAACGGTAATGCAAACGGGAACGGGAATGGTGGAGGCAGCAACGGTAATGCGAACGGTAACGGAAACGGTGGAGGCAGCAATGGCAATGGGAATGGGAACGGAAACGGTGGAGGCAGCAATGGCAATGGGAATGGGAACGGAAATAGTGGAGGCAACAATGGCAACGGCAACGGCAATGGCAACGGAAATGGCGATAGCAGTGCAAGCAGCGGCGTAAAACGAAAAAGGCCTCCTTATGACGCAGCGTCAACAAATTATGTGGTGGTAACCTCACTGCCAAATACAGGGCAGGAAAGAGTTTTCTGCCAAGCCAGAGGGAAATGCCTCTACAAGACCCTGACGTGCCCCGCCGAGTGCGCCCAGAGGAAGCCCAAGAAGAACAAGAAGCAAAAGGGATGCTTCGTCGACTGCAGTAGCAAGTGTGAAGCCACTTGCAAAT GGAGAAGGCCTAAGTGCAACGGCTACGGTTCCCTATGCTACGATCCGCGTTTCGTGGGAGGCGACGGCGTGATGTTCTACTTCCATGGATCCAAGGGCGGCGACTACGCCATTGTCTCCGATGACAACCTCCACATCAACGCTCACCTCATCGGGACGAGGCCGCAGGGGAGGACTCGTGACTTCACATGGGTTCAAGCTCTGTCGGTCATGTTTGATTCCCACACACTGGTGGTAGCAGCCAAGAAGCTCTCACAGTGGAGTGACAACGTGGATGCAGTTTTGGTGAAGTGGAACGGTGTCCACATCAGCATCCCGACAGACGGGGAGGCTGAGTGGAGGGCCGACACAGGGGAAAGAATCGTAGTTGTGGAGAGGACGGATGATGTGAACACGGTGAGAGTGAGCGTAACAGGACTGGTGGAGCTGGACATAAGGGTGACCCCGATTGGAGAAGAGGAGAACCGGGTGCATAAGTATGAGTTGCCCCGTGATGATGCTTTCGCTCATCTGGAGACGCAGTTCAAGTTCATGAATCTGTCGGAGGACGTCGAGGGAGTTCTCGGGAAGACCTACAGGCCGGGCTACGTCAGCCCGGCCAAGAGAGGGGTCCCCATGCCAATGCTGGGAGGAGAAGATAAGTACTTCACGCCGTCCCTGTATTCGCCTTCCTGCAAGGTTTGCATATTCCACAGGGCTTCATCACATGCAGATGCAGATGCAGTTGCTGCAGCCTGA
- the LOC130998021 gene encoding uncharacterized protein LOC130998021 yields MSAMAQLKPAAYGKLMRVGPEKWARSQSPVTRYSFLTSNAAEALNARLLWARRLPICSMLEAIRMVLEQWFNDRLASAEESDDLLTPEAKQKISAEISKSRRYTAKRTSERKYKVRAGDRRFMVDLQAKSCECNEFDLDGMPCSHAIAAITEAKEPVEDYVEAYYLRSSLVQTYSGPVNHLPPLEH; encoded by the exons ATGTCGGCTATGGCTCAATTGAAGCCGGCGGCGTACGGGAAGTTGATGCGCGTAGGCCCTgagaagtgggcacgatcacaaAGTCCGGTGACCCGTTATAGTTTTCTTACATCTAATGCTGCCGAGGCTTTGAATGCCCGTTTGTTGTGGGCCAGACGCCTTCCTATATGCTCCATGCTGGAGGCAATCAGGATGGTTCTGGAGCAGTGGTTCAATGACAGACTTGCGTCTGCGGAAGAGAGCGATGACCTTCTTACTCCAGAGGCAAAACAGAAGATAAGTGCGGAGATCTCAAAGAGTCGTCGCTACACTGCGAAGAGGACCTCCGAGAGAAAATACAAGGTTCGTGCTGGTGATCGTCGCTTCATGGTTGACCTTCAAGCGAAGAGCTGTGAATGCAATGAATTCGACCTGGACGGCATgccgtgttctcatgcgatcgcagccattac TGAGGCGAAAGAGCCAGTGGAAGATTACGTGGAAGCTTACTACCTGCGGAGTTCACTGGTTCAAACATACTCCGGTCCAGTAAATCACTTGCCTCCCTTAGAGCACTAG